A single window of Hyphomicrobiales bacterium DNA harbors:
- a CDS encoding conserved exported hypothetical protein (Evidence 4 : Unknown function but conserved in other organisms) — MRGVFGTRRQFLTAAATTALFAAANRAHSAQSNVITIWVGSWWEPQIPLAQQLWAKDFPDVRLNIQALPINGYLDKFTAAALGGSPPDVNDLDTTWVSTVAAQGLLETLDKLVDKVPVADLAPAVWKASQFKGTQYAIPMRSGPGVYYYNKTVFDKAGVPYPKDGWTYADLLDIAQKTTIPGQQYGIGVPADISDPSNVLTLFAPILWAKGGDFITPDGSAPAINTPQSVAAITYWSDLYLKYKVTPEGTPNFTTTRDIQPLFEANKVGLLTSSSNAFDTFSKNANLKWGMVLSPDGVNRGGGWTMGVPVGASNPDGAKQFLVWLSQPDILAKVLNRFPANKKALELPPWNNPAIAIFKEAEQGARSVPSVAGWFQMQEATIVELQKILVGQKSPQQAADAAAATIARIISENK; from the coding sequence ATGAGGGGTGTTTTCGGAACACGTCGGCAGTTTCTGACCGCTGCCGCGACCACGGCGCTATTTGCAGCTGCCAACCGCGCGCATTCCGCACAATCAAACGTCATCACCATCTGGGTGGGAAGCTGGTGGGAACCTCAGATCCCGTTGGCGCAGCAGCTATGGGCGAAGGACTTTCCAGATGTCCGCCTGAATATCCAGGCCTTGCCGATCAACGGCTATCTCGACAAGTTCACAGCTGCCGCGCTCGGCGGCTCTCCGCCCGATGTCAACGATCTCGACACGACGTGGGTTTCGACGGTGGCGGCTCAAGGCCTGCTCGAGACCCTGGACAAGCTGGTCGACAAGGTCCCCGTTGCGGATCTCGCCCCCGCCGTCTGGAAGGCCAGCCAGTTCAAGGGCACGCAATATGCCATCCCGATGCGGAGCGGGCCGGGCGTCTATTACTATAACAAGACTGTCTTCGATAAAGCGGGCGTCCCCTATCCGAAGGATGGATGGACCTACGCCGACCTGCTCGACATCGCTCAGAAAACTACAATCCCGGGGCAGCAATATGGGATCGGCGTCCCGGCCGACATCAGCGATCCCTCGAATGTATTGACTTTGTTCGCCCCCATCCTCTGGGCCAAAGGCGGTGACTTCATCACCCCGGATGGGTCCGCTCCCGCCATCAACACGCCCCAGTCCGTCGCGGCCATCACCTACTGGTCCGATCTCTATCTCAAGTACAAGGTCACGCCGGAGGGCACGCCAAACTTTACGACGACGCGCGACATCCAGCCCTTGTTCGAGGCCAACAAGGTTGGCCTCCTGACCTCCTCCTCCAATGCTTTCGACACCTTCTCGAAGAACGCCAACCTGAAATGGGGCATGGTGCTCTCGCCCGATGGCGTCAATCGCGGCGGGGGCTGGACCATGGGAGTACCGGTGGGCGCGAGCAACCCGGATGGGGCCAAGCAGTTCCTCGTTTGGCTGTCCCAGCCGGACATTCTCGCCAAGGTGCTGAACCGTTTCCCGGCGAACAAGAAGGCACTGGAGCTCCCACCGTGGAATAATCCGGCAATCGCCATCTTCAAGGAGGCCGAACAGGGCGCGCGCTCCGTTCCCTCAGTGGCGGGTTGGTTTCAGATGCAGGAGGCCACGATCGTCGAGCTGCAGAAAATCCTGGTTGGCCAGAAGTCTCCGCAGCAGGCGGCAGATGCCGCCGCCGCTACGATTGCGCGAATTATTTCCGAAAATAAATAG
- a CDS encoding AP_endonuc_2 domain-containing protein, producing the protein MIRYGFSTIGCPNYDVPQVVALARSHGFKGVEIRFLRGTVDLASLAAFSPAGLSDTRKRFQDAGIEVVGINTGVRMVSLDPAVREQQRTAAKANLDIALGLGARYLRVFGGPIPADQDRERSLDAVAEGLGEIADLTSASGVHSLIETHDAFCRADSILDLYKRGASRNLGVLWDTLHSYRHGETGEETWAKLNDQIKLVHVKDANTATPETFDFALTGEGTVPVGSFLDLLERENFDGFVNFEWEKGWHPEIADPEVAIPHFARFITARGG; encoded by the coding sequence ATGATAAGGTATGGCTTCAGCACCATTGGCTGCCCGAACTATGACGTTCCCCAGGTCGTTGCGCTTGCGCGCTCCCATGGTTTCAAGGGCGTCGAGATCCGGTTCCTGCGCGGAACCGTGGATCTGGCATCGCTGGCGGCATTCTCACCCGCCGGCCTCTCTGACACGCGCAAGCGTTTCCAGGATGCGGGCATCGAGGTCGTGGGGATCAATACGGGTGTTCGCATGGTCTCGCTTGACCCCGCGGTCCGCGAGCAGCAGCGAACCGCAGCCAAGGCCAATCTGGATATCGCGCTGGGGCTCGGCGCGCGCTACCTCAGGGTCTTCGGCGGCCCCATACCGGCCGATCAGGACCGTGAGCGCAGCCTGGATGCCGTCGCCGAGGGGCTTGGAGAGATCGCCGACCTCACATCCGCGTCGGGTGTTCACTCCCTGATCGAAACGCATGACGCCTTTTGCCGAGCGGACAGCATTCTTGATCTTTACAAGCGCGGTGCCAGCCGCAATCTCGGCGTTCTCTGGGACACACTCCATTCCTATCGCCATGGCGAAACAGGCGAGGAGACCTGGGCCAAGCTCAACGACCAGATCAAGCTCGTCCACGTGAAGGACGCCAACACGGCAACGCCGGAGACGTTCGACTTCGCGCTCACCGGTGAAGGCACCGTGCCCGTCGGCTCGTTCCTCGACCTGCTCGAACGCGAGAATTTCGACGGCTTCGTCAATTTCGAATGGGAGAAGGGCTGGCACCCCGAAATCGCCGATCCCGAGGTCGCCATTCCGCATTTCGCGCGTTTCATCACCGCCCGGGGAGGATGA
- a CDS encoding Sugar ABC transporter permease — translation MVSTRRTALRRSKSISLKTQRRRRAYLLVAPAIILIALMMIYPIVQTIYFSFSKVQLPALRTTFVGFDNFVRILNNPETGPLVQRTLVWIAGSVALKMALGLIAALVFNAKVRGTVWMRVLVILPWAIPSVVGANLWRWIVQTDAGVLNQTLRSWGLESWALNWLGDPSTAMFTVIVAYSWGGFAFVMLLILARLQGLPEDINEAARVDGANWWQIFRYITLPSLSGVLAVALILEIVSGMNSFDTLMIMTGGGPANATRIWGIDIYKTGFTEFNLGGAAAQSVLMFAAVIVVFSIYGGVNSRIARRQGEPA, via the coding sequence ATGGTGAGCACGCGCCGGACAGCGTTGCGGCGCAGCAAGAGCATCAGCCTCAAGACGCAGCGCAGGCGACGCGCCTACCTGCTCGTGGCGCCGGCTATTATCTTGATCGCGCTCATGATGATCTATCCGATCGTCCAGACGATTTACTTCAGCTTCTCGAAAGTTCAGCTCCCGGCACTGCGGACCACTTTCGTCGGATTCGACAACTTTGTGCGAATTCTCAACAATCCGGAAACCGGCCCGCTGGTACAACGCACCCTCGTCTGGATCGCGGGCAGCGTCGCGCTGAAGATGGCGCTGGGGCTGATCGCTGCACTCGTCTTCAACGCGAAGGTGCGCGGGACGGTGTGGATGCGTGTGCTCGTCATCCTGCCCTGGGCCATCCCTTCCGTCGTCGGCGCCAATCTGTGGCGCTGGATCGTGCAGACCGATGCCGGTGTCCTCAACCAGACACTGCGATCCTGGGGCCTTGAGAGCTGGGCGCTCAACTGGCTGGGCGACCCGAGTACAGCCATGTTCACAGTGATCGTCGCGTACTCCTGGGGCGGTTTTGCCTTCGTCATGCTGCTTATTCTGGCGCGGCTTCAGGGATTACCAGAGGACATCAACGAGGCCGCGCGCGTCGACGGCGCCAACTGGTGGCAAATCTTTCGCTATATCACCCTGCCCTCCCTGAGCGGCGTGCTAGCCGTCGCGCTGATCCTCGAAATCGTCAGCGGCATGAACTCCTTTGACACCCTGATGATCATGACCGGCGGCGGCCCCGCCAACGCCACGCGTATCTGGGGCATCGACATCTACAAGACCGGCTTCACCGAATTCAATCTCGGCGGCGCTGCCGCGCAGAGCGTGCTCATGTTCGCCGCCGTCATCGTCGTCTTCTCCATCTACGGAGGCGTCAACAGCCGCATCGCGCGGCGCCAGGGAGAGCCGGCATGA
- a CDS encoding ABC transmembrane type-1 domain-containing protein, translated as MTAIPSIGRPKTARDYAVRQMIGTIGKYGLVYGLGLIFVLFSTLPLIWGISTALKVPSEVYAFPPSWIPTTLTFENFLLVVQNKNLLRAFLNTLIIASGTTFVALIVGVLGGYGFARYHFPGRNMLLWSVLFTKLFPRVVVIVPFFVTLRNLQMMNTYQGLILVYLMVTFPVAIWLLKGFFDKIPVEIEEAAVIDGCNLPQLLWYVILPMSRPALIAVAMYSFILAWNEFLFALVFTNGLERRPLSIALAFFIDENGIRWGELMAASVVMSLPAIIVFSFAQKLLVRGLSDGAVKG; from the coding sequence ATGACCGCCATCCCTTCAATCGGGCGCCCGAAGACGGCGCGTGACTATGCCGTGCGTCAGATGATCGGCACGATCGGAAAATATGGACTCGTCTACGGCTTGGGACTGATCTTCGTCCTGTTCAGCACCTTGCCACTGATCTGGGGCATCAGCACGGCCCTGAAGGTGCCATCGGAGGTCTATGCCTTTCCGCCAAGCTGGATACCGACAACGCTGACCTTCGAAAACTTCCTTCTCGTGGTGCAAAACAAGAATCTGCTGCGCGCTTTCCTCAACACGCTGATCATCGCGTCGGGTACGACATTCGTCGCGCTGATTGTCGGCGTTCTCGGCGGCTACGGATTTGCGCGTTATCACTTTCCCGGCCGTAACATGCTGTTGTGGTCGGTGCTGTTCACGAAACTTTTTCCGCGCGTCGTGGTGATCGTTCCGTTCTTCGTCACGCTGCGCAATCTGCAGATGATGAACACTTACCAGGGCCTTATCCTGGTCTATCTGATGGTGACGTTTCCGGTCGCCATCTGGCTGCTCAAGGGCTTCTTTGACAAGATCCCGGTCGAGATCGAAGAGGCAGCCGTCATCGACGGATGCAACCTCCCGCAACTGCTCTGGTATGTGATCCTGCCCATGTCGCGGCCTGCCCTGATTGCCGTGGCGATGTATTCCTTCATCCTCGCCTGGAATGAATTTCTCTTTGCTCTCGTGTTCACCAATGGTCTTGAGCGGCGTCCACTGTCGATCGCACTCGCCTTTTTTATCGATGAAAATGGAATTCGCTGGGGCGAGCTGATGGCTGCTTCGGTCGTCATGAGCCTGCCCGCCATCATTGTTTTCAGTTTCGCGCAAAAGCTTCTCGTGCGCGGCCTCAGCGACGGAGCCGTAAAGGGATGA
- a CDS encoding putative Uncharacterized oxidoreductase SE_2036 (Evidence 3 : Putative function from multiple computational evidences), which produces MNDRKGQVALVTGASFGVGRATIAALTARGMEVIAAARDIGRLEAAIGELAPEHRDHVTPIAADVRKESDVMRLSHQAIDRFGRIDVLVNSAGVSMSARTRLVDSTSEEWHKIIETNLTGTYLMCRACLPHLEKSPDGYILNVQSTGAYRASPGVSLYAASKFGVRALSEALIEEYRHSNIRITSVSPGPIDTNIWSHKVEPPSAERRALMLRPSDIADIFVWLLDRPRHMHIPDITVTPWTGI; this is translated from the coding sequence ATGAACGATCGCAAGGGACAAGTGGCCCTGGTTACCGGCGCGAGCTTCGGCGTCGGACGCGCCACGATCGCGGCACTCACGGCTCGTGGCATGGAGGTCATCGCCGCCGCGCGCGACATCGGCCGGCTGGAGGCGGCGATCGGCGAGCTAGCCCCGGAGCATCGCGATCATGTCACGCCGATCGCCGCGGATGTGCGCAAAGAGAGTGACGTGATGCGCCTGAGCCACCAGGCCATCGACCGCTTCGGGCGTATCGACGTCCTGGTGAACAGCGCCGGGGTCAGCATGTCGGCGCGCACCCGGCTGGTCGACAGCACATCGGAAGAGTGGCACAAGATCATCGAGACCAATCTCACCGGCACCTACCTCATGTGCCGCGCGTGCCTGCCGCATCTGGAAAAATCCCCGGACGGCTACATCCTCAATGTCCAGTCGACAGGGGCCTATCGGGCGAGCCCCGGCGTCAGCCTCTATGCGGCCTCGAAGTTCGGCGTGCGCGCGTTGAGCGAGGCGCTGATCGAGGAATATCGTCATTCCAACATCCGCATCACGTCCGTCAGTCCAGGGCCCATCGACACCAATATCTGGTCACACAAGGTCGAGCCGCCCTCGGCGGAACGGCGGGCCCTGATGCTGCGGCCGAGCGACATCGCCGACATCTTCGTCTGGCTGCTCGATCGGCCCCGGCACATGCATATTCCCGATATCACCGTCACGCCGTGGACGGGCATCTAG
- a CDS encoding GFO_IDH_MocA domain-containing protein, with the protein MKTVSVGFIGAGFSAHLHVEGLKKVYGVTVRLAGVTATRPERAVAFAKAHGVAETFATWQDLLASPAIDVVCICVPNGLHAEIAIAAALAGKHIICEKPMTGAFGPSNGLTGAARAHDERERALASIDAIRRAVQEAGVLFLYAENWVYAPAMLKTKRLLETAKGAIIDIRAEESHSGSHALRSRRRETAGGGALMMLGSHPIGAALHLKDYEAQIAGVAPIRVTAVTCETRALYDTEAVRRAGHTWIVSDWQDVETWANLIIGFSDGSQAVISASFAMLGGVRNTFEVYTTNAVYRGNMTPNDGLLVYTPDPQSFGNEYLHEKIETRTGWITAAPDEDWVRGYPQEMQDFMEAIASARQPVSGLTLAADVVDVIYAAYQSAEEGRRINL; encoded by the coding sequence ATGAAAACCGTATCCGTCGGCTTCATCGGAGCCGGATTCTCCGCCCATCTCCATGTGGAAGGTTTGAAGAAAGTCTACGGTGTTACCGTGCGCCTGGCCGGTGTCACGGCGACGCGCCCGGAGCGCGCGGTGGCTTTTGCCAAGGCCCACGGCGTCGCGGAAACATTCGCTACCTGGCAGGATCTCCTCGCTTCGCCAGCAATCGACGTGGTGTGCATCTGTGTGCCGAATGGGCTCCACGCCGAGATTGCCATCGCCGCCGCGCTGGCCGGCAAGCACATCATCTGCGAGAAGCCGATGACCGGCGCCTTTGGACCGTCCAATGGCCTGACCGGTGCGGCGCGTGCCCATGACGAACGCGAGCGGGCGCTGGCCTCGATTGATGCCATCCGCCGGGCGGTACAGGAGGCAGGCGTGCTCTTCCTCTATGCGGAGAACTGGGTCTACGCACCCGCCATGCTCAAGACGAAGCGCCTCCTCGAAACCGCTAAAGGCGCCATCATCGATATCCGCGCCGAGGAAAGCCACAGCGGCTCCCATGCCCTGCGGTCACGCCGGCGGGAGACGGCCGGCGGCGGCGCGCTGATGATGCTCGGCTCTCATCCCATCGGCGCCGCCCTTCACCTCAAGGACTACGAGGCACAGATTGCAGGCGTGGCGCCCATCCGTGTGACGGCCGTGACCTGTGAAACGCGCGCGCTCTACGATACCGAGGCCGTCCGGCGCGCCGGCCACACCTGGATCGTCTCCGATTGGCAAGACGTCGAAACCTGGGCCAACCTCATCATAGGCTTCAGCGACGGATCGCAGGCGGTTATATCAGCCTCCTTCGCCATGCTTGGCGGCGTGCGCAACACGTTTGAAGTCTACACCACCAATGCGGTCTATCGCGGCAACATGACGCCGAATGACGGGCTGCTCGTCTATACGCCCGATCCTCAGAGTTTCGGCAACGAATACCTGCACGAGAAGATCGAAACACGGACCGGCTGGATCACCGCCGCTCCCGACGAAGACTGGGTGCGAGGCTATCCGCAGGAAATGCAGGACTTCATGGAGGCCATCGCGTCCGCCAGGCAACCCGTGTCTGGCCTCACCCTCGCGGCCGATGTCGTGGACGTCATCTATGCCGCCTATCAATCAGCGGAAGAAGGTCGACGGATCAACCTCTGA
- a CDS encoding conserved hypothetical protein (Evidence 4 : Unknown function but conserved in other organisms), which produces MPPINQRKKVDGSTSDPAQNNDWRDTVIYELNHYGIVVRDLQKSLDFYQGLLGARIVYKGFIPPSKTDVIYLLIAGGLIELLHPAEPGPDTKFGITHIAFMSNDLDGDYERLTKLGYVGHVAPKVAGSGVGRLAFLGDPNGARIELIQRDVPMRDDPPRHAVIRAFDHYSLLANDLDGALKLYRDAMGMKVLKEMTVPHPTNPLSIVYLNWDYDVLELLHRPSPDPKAELYGHFALRVDSVDDALKYFADHGVPAEPGTPKAAGTGIGRIGIIRDPDGVKIELVDRADLRDLP; this is translated from the coding sequence ATGCCGCCTATCAATCAGCGGAAGAAGGTCGACGGATCAACCTCTGACCCGGCGCAGAATAATGACTGGAGAGATACGGTGATTTACGAACTGAATCATTACGGCATCGTGGTGCGCGACTTACAGAAATCCCTCGATTTCTACCAGGGACTGCTGGGCGCGCGGATCGTCTACAAGGGATTCATTCCGCCCTCCAAGACGGATGTTATCTATTTGCTCATCGCGGGCGGTCTCATCGAACTGCTCCACCCGGCCGAGCCGGGCCCGGATACGAAGTTCGGCATTACCCATATCGCTTTCATGAGCAACGATCTGGACGGCGACTACGAGCGGCTCACCAAGTTGGGTTACGTCGGGCATGTCGCCCCCAAGGTGGCAGGGAGCGGCGTCGGCCGGCTCGCCTTCCTCGGCGATCCCAACGGAGCCCGCATCGAGTTGATCCAACGCGACGTGCCGATGCGCGACGACCCGCCCAGGCACGCTGTCATCCGCGCGTTCGACCACTACTCGCTGCTCGCCAACGACCTCGATGGAGCGCTCAAGCTCTATCGCGACGCCATGGGCATGAAGGTGCTCAAGGAGATGACGGTCCCTCACCCGACCAATCCGCTATCGATCGTCTACCTCAACTGGGACTACGACGTCCTCGAACTGCTTCATCGTCCATCGCCCGATCCGAAGGCCGAACTCTACGGCCATTTCGCGCTGCGCGTGGATAGCGTCGACGACGCCCTCAAATACTTCGCCGATCACGGCGTTCCCGCCGAGCCCGGCACACCGAAGGCCGCCGGCACCGGCATCGGCCGCATCGGCATCATCCGCGATCCCGACGGGGTGAAGATCGAGCTCGTCGACCGCGCTGACCTGCGTGACTTGCCATGA
- a CDS encoding Xylose isomerase: MRFSLFTGSCPEWAPDEVAQHCAAQGWDGVEFRIADQAPSATPGFWAGNRATFPLTGLEDNAGHLADVARQNGLALSGLAPYVPLADHANAERVLRVAAQTGAKRVRFTSPKPADDIGFDTLFTKARADLEVLQDIARPLDAQVVIQIHHGNIVSTASCARRLVEGLDPRAVAVMHDLGNTTIEGREGLLNLKMGLEILGPYLAHVHIKNAVWQPAGTDEDGAVQWKWAWATLRKGMGDVKAYFRALNAVGYDGWVTLEEFTTELPLEERLADDLAFLKSSAAAAGYR, encoded by the coding sequence ATGAGGTTCTCGCTGTTCACCGGCTCCTGCCCGGAGTGGGCACCCGATGAGGTCGCTCAGCACTGCGCCGCGCAGGGCTGGGACGGGGTGGAATTCCGGATCGCCGATCAGGCCCCAAGCGCGACGCCCGGCTTCTGGGCCGGGAATCGCGCGACCTTTCCCTTGACCGGTCTGGAGGACAACGCGGGACATCTCGCCGATGTGGCGCGTCAGAACGGGCTCGCTCTCTCCGGGCTCGCTCCCTATGTCCCCCTGGCGGACCACGCCAATGCCGAGCGCGTGCTGCGGGTGGCGGCACAGACAGGCGCGAAGCGTGTACGCTTCACGTCGCCAAAGCCGGCGGACGATATCGGGTTCGACACGCTCTTCACGAAGGCACGCGCCGATCTTGAGGTTCTTCAGGACATTGCCAGGCCATTGGACGCGCAGGTGGTGATCCAGATCCACCACGGCAATATCGTATCCACGGCCTCATGCGCCCGTCGTCTCGTCGAGGGCCTCGATCCACGGGCCGTGGCCGTCATGCACGATCTCGGCAATACCACCATCGAGGGACGCGAGGGGCTGCTCAACCTCAAGATGGGCCTGGAGATCCTTGGGCCTTATCTCGCCCACGTGCATATCAAGAATGCCGTCTGGCAGCCGGCTGGTACAGACGAGGACGGCGCGGTCCAATGGAAATGGGCATGGGCCACTCTGCGCAAGGGCATGGGTGATGTGAAGGCTTATTTTCGAGCACTGAACGCCGTGGGTTACGACGGCTGGGTCACGCTTGAGGAGTTCACAACGGAGCTCCCCCTGGAGGAGCGGCTTGCCGATGACCTCGCCTTCCTCAAGTCCTCCGCCGCTGCGGCGGGCTATCGTTAG
- the mntP gene encoding Mn(2(+)) exporter, producing the protein MSPASITVLAVSMSIDALLASISRGALSKRPRFTEALRTGIVFGLVETVTPLLGWGAGIAASQYVAAVDHWIAFVLLAVVGGRMVVHSMRPSAEHAQAPSRSLWVLMATAIGTSIDAMAVGVSLAFLDVNIVLVACAIGFATFLMSTSGMMAGNLIGAAFGRWAERLGGLALVCLGISILFSHLSAT; encoded by the coding sequence ATGTCGCCTGCGTCCATTACCGTTCTTGCCGTGAGCATGTCTATCGATGCCCTATTGGCCTCGATCAGCAGGGGCGCCTTGTCGAAGCGTCCGCGTTTCACCGAGGCGCTCCGCACGGGCATCGTTTTCGGACTTGTGGAAACCGTCACCCCGTTGCTCGGTTGGGGTGCGGGGATCGCTGCAAGCCAATATGTCGCCGCCGTCGATCACTGGATAGCCTTCGTATTGCTTGCTGTCGTGGGTGGGCGCATGGTGGTCCATTCGATGAGGCCATCGGCCGAGCACGCGCAGGCGCCGAGCCGCTCCCTTTGGGTGTTGATGGCGACCGCCATTGGAACAAGCATCGATGCTATGGCTGTGGGGGTTTCGCTGGCTTTCCTCGATGTGAACATCGTTTTGGTTGCTTGCGCGATCGGCTTTGCGACCTTTCTGATGTCCACCAGTGGCATGATGGCGGGCAATCTGATCGGTGCTGCTTTTGGCCGGTGGGCCGAGCGCCTCGGTGGGCTGGCCCTTGTCTGTCTCGGCATTTCCATCCTGTTCAGCCACCTCAGCGCGACCTGA
- a CDS encoding 2,4-dihydroxyhept-2-ene-1,7-dioic acid aldolase, translated as MKDLRAIWNAGGTVINAFISLPCAFSTEIMARAGFDSLVVDLQHGMLEFPDALASFQAMGAAGAVPLARIPELGSPLTGKLLDAGAAGLICPMIETADDVARFVADSLYPPAGRRSNGATRAVLYHEPGAYQKVANARVVLLPMIETAAALANVEAIAAVPGIAGLYVGPTDLAFSMGLEPRIDNTAPELMDAYAAVVAAAERNGIIAALHCGAPAFAREAVRMGFRMVTVNGDTGLLSGAAKSAVAIVRAEA; from the coding sequence ATGAAAGACTTGCGCGCGATCTGGAATGCAGGTGGTACCGTTATCAATGCGTTCATCAGCCTGCCATGCGCCTTCAGCACCGAGATCATGGCGAGAGCCGGGTTCGACAGCCTGGTGGTCGATCTGCAGCACGGCATGCTGGAGTTCCCGGACGCACTGGCCAGTTTCCAGGCCATGGGCGCCGCCGGTGCCGTTCCGCTGGCGCGCATTCCGGAATTGGGATCGCCTCTGACAGGCAAGCTCCTCGACGCTGGCGCCGCGGGTCTTATCTGTCCGATGATCGAGACGGCCGATGACGTCGCCCGCTTCGTCGCCGACAGCCTGTATCCGCCGGCCGGCCGGCGTAGTAATGGCGCGACGCGCGCCGTGCTCTATCACGAACCGGGTGCCTATCAGAAGGTCGCCAACGCGCGCGTCGTTCTGCTGCCGATGATCGAAACAGCGGCAGCTCTGGCCAATGTGGAAGCTATTGCCGCGGTGCCGGGCATCGCCGGCCTTTATGTCGGCCCGACCGATCTGGCCTTCTCTATGGGGCTGGAACCGCGCATCGATAACACGGCCCCCGAGCTCATGGATGCCTATGCGGCTGTTGTCGCTGCTGCTGAGCGCAACGGAATCATCGCTGCGCTTCACTGCGGCGCACCGGCCTTTGCCAGGGAAGCTGTGCGCATGGGCTTCCGCATGGTCACGGTGAACGGCGATACGGGTTTGCTCTCGGGTGCAGCCAAATCGGCCGTGGCGATCGTCAGGGCGGAAGCGTAA